A genome region from Glycine max cultivar Williams 82 chromosome 5, Glycine_max_v4.0, whole genome shotgun sequence includes the following:
- the LOC121174848 gene encoding dnaJ protein P58IPK homolog B-like: protein MVLELKPGDSATENKLSQLLQAQSALETTQSFYDSGNFSKSLEYIDKVVLVFSSTCNKAKLLKVKVLIADKEYENAIAESGFLLKEDENNLEAFLLRGRAHYYLADHDVATRHFHKGLRLDPEHSELKKAYFGLKNLLKKSKSAKDNASKGKLRMAVEEFKAALAVDPIHLAHNVHLHLGLCKVLVKLGRGKDALDSCSEAFKIDEELVEALVQSGEAKLLTEDWEGAMEDLRSAAQKSP from the exons ATGGTACTTGAA TTAAAACCTGGAGATTCAGCTACAGAAAATAAGCTCTCTCAACTACTGCAGGCTCAAAGTGCTTTGGAAACAACTCAGTCCTTCTATGATTCGGGCAACTTCTCAAAATCTTTGGAATACATTGATAAAGttgttcttgttttttcttcaacttGCAATAAG GCTAAGCTTCTTAAAGTGAAAGTGTTAATTGCTGATAAAGAGTATGAGAATGCTATTGCCGAGTCTGGTTTTCTTCTTAAggaagatgaaaataatttagaggCATTTTTGTTACGTGGTCGTGCACATTACTATTTAGCTGATCATGATGTTGCCACGAG GCATTTTCATAAAGGTCTCCGCCTAGATCCAGAGCATAGTGAACTAAAAAAGGCATATTTTGGATTGAAAAATCTACTCAAAAAGAGTAAAAGT GCTAAAGATAATGCTAGTAAGGGTAAACTACGCATGGCAGTGGAGGAATTCAAAGCTGCACTTGCTGTTGACCCTATACATCTTGCACACAATGTACATCTTCATCTTGGCTTATGTAAAGTGCTAGTCAAGCTTGGCAGAGGAAAAGATGCCTTGGACAGTTGTAGTGAAGCTTTTAAGATTGATGAGGAGCTTGTGGAAGCTCTTGTTCAG AGTGGAGAAGCTAAACTCTTAACAGAAGATTGGGAGGGAGCTATGGAGGATCTGAGATCAGCTGCTCAAAAATCGCCTTAG
- the LOC102670013 gene encoding uncharacterized protein has product MPLYAKILKDMFTKKNRYIHSDRIIVEGNCSAMIQRILPPKHKDPGVVTIPCSISEVVVGKTLIDLGASINLMPLSMCRRLGEIEIIPTRMTLQLVDRSITSPYGFIEDVLVKVKHLIFPADFMVMDIEEDPDIPIILGCPFMSMTNYIVDMGKGKLELSMEG; this is encoded by the coding sequence atgcccctctatgccAAAATTTTGAAGGATATGTTTACCAAGAAGAACCggtacatccatagtgacaGAATTATTGTGGAAGGTAACTGTAGTGCTATGATTCAACGCAttcttccacccaagcacaaagatcctggagtTGTCACGATACCGTGTTCTATTAGTGAGGTTGTTGTAGGCAAAactctcatagacttgggagctagtatcaatttaatgcctctTTCCATGTGCCGGCgacttggagagatagagataattCCTACACGCATGACCCTCCAATTAGTTGACCGCTCCATTACAAGTCCATACGGAttcattgaagatgttttggtgaaggttaAACACCTTATATTTCCAGCTGATTTCATGGTTATGGATATAGAGGAAGATCCTGACATTCCCATAATATTGGGCTGCCCTTTTATGTCCATGACCAACTACATAGTAGATATGGGGAAAGGCAAACTAGAATTGAGCATGGAGGGTTAG